Proteins encoded within one genomic window of Oryza brachyantha chromosome 7, ObraRS2, whole genome shotgun sequence:
- the LOC102721290 gene encoding CBL-interacting protein kinase 3 isoform X1, producing MYKAKRSAAQKVRRRVGKYELGRTIGQGTFAKVRFAKNMETGDPVAIKILDKEKVQKHRLIEQIRREICTMKLIQHPNVVHLHEVMGSKTKIFIVLKYAMGGELHDIIVSTIIPLIPCMPFFLCSNCVIYTNIFSHHNLVQSSNFISYNQATGGRLKEDEARRYFQQLINAVDYCHSRGVYHRDLKLENLLLDTAGNLKVSDFGLSAISEQVKADGLLHTTCGTPNYVAPEVIEDKGYDGALADLWSCGVILFVLLAGYLPFEDENIVSLYNKISGAQFACPSWFSAEANRIIVRILDPNPATRITTSQVLQDQWFKKGYKPPVFDERYHSSFHDVDAAFGDSEEKYVKEAMEEQPTLMNAFELISLNKGLNLDNFFESDKKFKRETRFTSQCAPKEIINRIEEAANLLGFNIEKKNYRMRMENIKAGRKGHLSIATEVFQVAPSLHVVELKKKKGDTLEFQKFYQTLSTQLKDVVCDCENAAADMS from the exons ATGTATAAGGCTAAAAGGTCTGCTGCCCAGAAAGTGAGGCGCCGCGTTGGAAAATATGAGCTTGGGCGCACAATTGGACAAGGAACTTTTGCAAAGGTTCGGTTTGCAAAGAACATGGAGACTGGTGATCCTGTTGCTATCAAGATCCTTGACAAGGAAAAGGTTCAGAAGCACAGATTGATAGAACAG ATTAGACGGGAAATTTGTACAATGAAATTGATACAACACCCCAATGTTGTTCACCTGCATGAG gtgATGGGAAGTAAAACGAAGATTTTcattgttctaaaatatgcCATGGGAGGAGAGCTTCATGATATTATTGTTAGTACTATTATACCTCTGATCCCTTGTATgccattttttctttgcagtAATTGTGTAATCTACACCAACATTTTTTCGCATCACAATTTAGTGCAGTCCAGTAACTTCATAAGTTATAATCAGGCCACAGGTGGAAGGTTGAAGGAGGATGAAGCACGGAGATACTTTCAGCAATTGATTAATGCAGTTGATTACTGTCATAGTAGGGGTGTATACCACAGAGACCTGAAG TTAGAGAATTTGTTGCTTGATACTGCTGGGAACCTCAAAGTTTCGGACTTTGGCCTAAGCGCTATATCTGAGCAAGTGAAG GCTGATGGATTGCTACATACTACTTGTGGAACACCTAACTATGTTGCTCCTGAG GTTATTGAAGATAAGGGCTATGACGGTGCTCTTGCAGATCTTTGGTCATGTGGAGTAATTCTTTTTGTACTGCTTGCAGGATATCTGCCTTTTGAGGATGAAAATATAGTCTCCCTTTATAATAAG ATTTCTGGAGCCCAGTTTGCTTGTCCCTCTTGGTTTTCTGCTGAAGCTAATAGGATAATTGTTAGAATCTTGGATCCAAATCCTGCTACT CGGATAACTACTTCTCAAGTACTACAAGACCAATGGTTCAAAAAGGGATACAAGCCCCCTGTTTTCGATGAAAGATATCACTCTTCTTTCCatgatgttgatgctgctTTTGGGGACTCAGAA gaaaaatatgttaaaGAGGCTATGGAAGAGCAACCAACCTTGATGAATGCATTCGAGTTGATTTCACTAAATAAGGGTTTGAATCTAGATAACTTTTTTGAGTCTGATAAG AAGTTCAAGAGAGAGACAAGATTTACATCGCAGTGTGCTCCGAAAGAAATCATCAATAGGATCGAAGAAGCTGCTAACTTACTAGGATTTAATATCGAGAAGAAAAACTACAGG ATGCGAATGGAGAACATAAAGGCAGGAAGAAAAGGACATCTAAGCATTGCGACTGAG GTTTTCCAAGTGGCACCATCCTTACATGTGGTTGagctcaaaaagaaaaagggagataCTTTGGAGTTTCAAAAG TTCTACCAAACGCTCTCGACGCAGCTAAAGGATGTTGTTTGTGATTGTGAAAATGCTGCTGCGGATATGAGCTAA
- the LOC102721290 gene encoding CBL-interacting protein kinase 3 isoform X2: MYKAKRSAAQKVRRRVGKYELGRTIGQGTFAKVRFAKNMETGDPVAIKILDKEKVQKHRLIEQIRREICTMKLIQHPNVVHLHEVMGSKTKIFIVLKYAMGGELHDIIATGGRLKEDEARRYFQQLINAVDYCHSRGVYHRDLKLENLLLDTAGNLKVSDFGLSAISEQVKADGLLHTTCGTPNYVAPEVIEDKGYDGALADLWSCGVILFVLLAGYLPFEDENIVSLYNKISGAQFACPSWFSAEANRIIVRILDPNPATRITTSQVLQDQWFKKGYKPPVFDERYHSSFHDVDAAFGDSEEKYVKEAMEEQPTLMNAFELISLNKGLNLDNFFESDKKFKRETRFTSQCAPKEIINRIEEAANLLGFNIEKKNYRMRMENIKAGRKGHLSIATEVFQVAPSLHVVELKKKKGDTLEFQKFYQTLSTQLKDVVCDCENAAADMS, encoded by the exons ATGTATAAGGCTAAAAGGTCTGCTGCCCAGAAAGTGAGGCGCCGCGTTGGAAAATATGAGCTTGGGCGCACAATTGGACAAGGAACTTTTGCAAAGGTTCGGTTTGCAAAGAACATGGAGACTGGTGATCCTGTTGCTATCAAGATCCTTGACAAGGAAAAGGTTCAGAAGCACAGATTGATAGAACAG ATTAGACGGGAAATTTGTACAATGAAATTGATACAACACCCCAATGTTGTTCACCTGCATGAG gtgATGGGAAGTAAAACGAAGATTTTcattgttctaaaatatgcCATGGGAGGAGAGCTTCATGATATTATT GCCACAGGTGGAAGGTTGAAGGAGGATGAAGCACGGAGATACTTTCAGCAATTGATTAATGCAGTTGATTACTGTCATAGTAGGGGTGTATACCACAGAGACCTGAAG TTAGAGAATTTGTTGCTTGATACTGCTGGGAACCTCAAAGTTTCGGACTTTGGCCTAAGCGCTATATCTGAGCAAGTGAAG GCTGATGGATTGCTACATACTACTTGTGGAACACCTAACTATGTTGCTCCTGAG GTTATTGAAGATAAGGGCTATGACGGTGCTCTTGCAGATCTTTGGTCATGTGGAGTAATTCTTTTTGTACTGCTTGCAGGATATCTGCCTTTTGAGGATGAAAATATAGTCTCCCTTTATAATAAG ATTTCTGGAGCCCAGTTTGCTTGTCCCTCTTGGTTTTCTGCTGAAGCTAATAGGATAATTGTTAGAATCTTGGATCCAAATCCTGCTACT CGGATAACTACTTCTCAAGTACTACAAGACCAATGGTTCAAAAAGGGATACAAGCCCCCTGTTTTCGATGAAAGATATCACTCTTCTTTCCatgatgttgatgctgctTTTGGGGACTCAGAA gaaaaatatgttaaaGAGGCTATGGAAGAGCAACCAACCTTGATGAATGCATTCGAGTTGATTTCACTAAATAAGGGTTTGAATCTAGATAACTTTTTTGAGTCTGATAAG AAGTTCAAGAGAGAGACAAGATTTACATCGCAGTGTGCTCCGAAAGAAATCATCAATAGGATCGAAGAAGCTGCTAACTTACTAGGATTTAATATCGAGAAGAAAAACTACAGG ATGCGAATGGAGAACATAAAGGCAGGAAGAAAAGGACATCTAAGCATTGCGACTGAG GTTTTCCAAGTGGCACCATCCTTACATGTGGTTGagctcaaaaagaaaaagggagataCTTTGGAGTTTCAAAAG TTCTACCAAACGCTCTCGACGCAGCTAAAGGATGTTGTTTGTGATTGTGAAAATGCTGCTGCGGATATGAGCTAA
- the LOC102721290 gene encoding CBL-interacting protein kinase 3 isoform X3 — protein sequence MYKAKRSAAQKVRRRVGKYELGRTIGQGTFAKVRFAKNMETGDPVAIKILDKEKVQKHRLIEQIRREICTMKLIQHPNVVHLHEVMGSKTKIFIVLKYAMGGELHDIIATGGRLKEDEARRYFQQLINAVDYCHSRGVYHRDLKLENLLLDTAGNLKVSDFGLSAISEQVKADGLLHTTCGTPNYVAPEVIEDKGYDGALADLWSCGVILFVLLAGYLPFEDENIVSLYNKISGAQFACPSWFSAEANRIIVRILDPNPATRITTSQVLQDQWFKKGYKPPVFDERYHSSFHDVDAAFGDSEEKYVKEAMEEQPTLMNAFELISLNKGLNLDNFFESDKKFKRETRFTSQCAPKEIINRIEEAANLLGFNIEKKNYRMRMENIKAGRKGHLSIATEVFQVAPSLHVVELKKKKGDTLEFQKAVLPNALDAAKGCCL from the exons ATGTATAAGGCTAAAAGGTCTGCTGCCCAGAAAGTGAGGCGCCGCGTTGGAAAATATGAGCTTGGGCGCACAATTGGACAAGGAACTTTTGCAAAGGTTCGGTTTGCAAAGAACATGGAGACTGGTGATCCTGTTGCTATCAAGATCCTTGACAAGGAAAAGGTTCAGAAGCACAGATTGATAGAACAG ATTAGACGGGAAATTTGTACAATGAAATTGATACAACACCCCAATGTTGTTCACCTGCATGAG gtgATGGGAAGTAAAACGAAGATTTTcattgttctaaaatatgcCATGGGAGGAGAGCTTCATGATATTATT GCCACAGGTGGAAGGTTGAAGGAGGATGAAGCACGGAGATACTTTCAGCAATTGATTAATGCAGTTGATTACTGTCATAGTAGGGGTGTATACCACAGAGACCTGAAG TTAGAGAATTTGTTGCTTGATACTGCTGGGAACCTCAAAGTTTCGGACTTTGGCCTAAGCGCTATATCTGAGCAAGTGAAG GCTGATGGATTGCTACATACTACTTGTGGAACACCTAACTATGTTGCTCCTGAG GTTATTGAAGATAAGGGCTATGACGGTGCTCTTGCAGATCTTTGGTCATGTGGAGTAATTCTTTTTGTACTGCTTGCAGGATATCTGCCTTTTGAGGATGAAAATATAGTCTCCCTTTATAATAAG ATTTCTGGAGCCCAGTTTGCTTGTCCCTCTTGGTTTTCTGCTGAAGCTAATAGGATAATTGTTAGAATCTTGGATCCAAATCCTGCTACT CGGATAACTACTTCTCAAGTACTACAAGACCAATGGTTCAAAAAGGGATACAAGCCCCCTGTTTTCGATGAAAGATATCACTCTTCTTTCCatgatgttgatgctgctTTTGGGGACTCAGAA gaaaaatatgttaaaGAGGCTATGGAAGAGCAACCAACCTTGATGAATGCATTCGAGTTGATTTCACTAAATAAGGGTTTGAATCTAGATAACTTTTTTGAGTCTGATAAG AAGTTCAAGAGAGAGACAAGATTTACATCGCAGTGTGCTCCGAAAGAAATCATCAATAGGATCGAAGAAGCTGCTAACTTACTAGGATTTAATATCGAGAAGAAAAACTACAGG ATGCGAATGGAGAACATAAAGGCAGGAAGAAAAGGACATCTAAGCATTGCGACTGAG GTTTTCCAAGTGGCACCATCCTTACATGTGGTTGagctcaaaaagaaaaagggagataCTTTGGAGTTTCAAAAG GCAGTTCTACCAAACGCTCTCGACGCAGCTAAAGGATGTTGTTTGTGA
- the LOC102721003 gene encoding esterase CG5412-like, translating to MADQLTDNQIAEFKEAFSLFDKDGDGCITTKELGTVMRSLGQNPTEAELQDMINEVDADGNGTIDFPEFLNLMARKMKDTDSEEELKEAFRVFDKDQNGFISGAELRHVMTNLGEKLSDEEVDEMIREADVDGDGQINYEEFVKVMMANVRWMIAAFLCFPDCISVLVRIIHMEHEKKVKVLCLHGFRTSGSFLKKQISKWHPSILQQFDMVFPDGIFPAGDKSEIEGIFPPPYFEWFQFNKDFTEYTNLDECITHLCDYMMENGPFDGLLGFSQGATLSALLIGYQAQGKILNDHPPVKFMVSIAGSKFMDPSICSVAYKDPIKVKSVHFIGEKDWLKVPSEELAAAFEDPVIIRHPQGHTVPRLDEASVKQLSEWSSSILEELKNAEVVKASNLEKPSEGNTGVESAENLVEQVAA from the exons ATGGCGGATCAACTCACCGACAACCAGATCGCTGAGTTCAAGGAGGCATTCAGCCTCTTCGACAAGGACGGCGATG GTTGCATCACAACCAAGGAGTTGGGAACTGTCATGCGTTCACTAGGGCAGAACCCAACGGAAGCTGAGCTCCAGGACATGATCAACGAGGTCGATGCCGATGGCAACGGGACCATTGATTTTCCTGAGTTTCTAAACCTGATGGCTCGCAAGATGAAGGACACGGATTCAGAGGAAGAGCTCAAGGAGGCCTTCCGGGTGTTTGACAAGGACCAAAATGGATTCATCTCCGGCGCTGAGCTCCGCCACGTGATGACAAACCTTGGTGAGAAGCTGAGCGACGAGGAGGTGGACGAGATGATCCGTGAGGCTGATGTTGATGGCGATGGTCAGATAAACTATGAGGAGTTTGTGAAGGTCATGATGGCCAA TGTTAGATGGATGATAGCTGC TTTCTTGTGCTTTCCTGACTGTATTTCTGTGCTTGTAAGAATCATACACATGGAGCATGAGAAGAAAGTTAAGGTGCTGTGCCTTCACGGCTTCCGGACAAGTGGGAGTTTTCTGAAGAAGCAAATCAGCAAATGGCACCCTTCCATCCTCCAACAATTTGACATG GTCTTCCCTGATGGCATCTTCCCAGCTGGAGATAAATCAGAAATAGAGGGCATATTCCCCCCACCCTACTTTGAGTGGTTTCAGTTCAACAAG GACTTCACTGAATACACAAATCTGGATGAATGCATTACACACCTGTGTGATTACATGATGGAAAATGGACCTTTTGATGGTCTTCTTGGATTCTCCCAG GGTGCAACTCTTTCTGCCCTTTTGATAGGCTACCAAGCCCAG GGTAAAATCCTGAATGATCATCCACCAGTTAAGTTCATGGTCTCAATAGCTGGGAGCAAGTTCATGGACCCAAGCATATGCAGTGTAGCCTATAAGGATCCGATCAAGGTGAAATCAGTGCATTTCATTGGAGAGAAGGATTGGCTCAAAGTGCCTTCCGAGGAGCTGGCTGCTGCCTTTGAGGACCCTGTCATCATAAGACATCCCCAGGGCCACACTGTCCCCAGGCTTG ATGAGGCAAGTGTGAAGCAGCTTTCTGAATGGAGCTCAAGCATCCTGGAAGAACTCAAGAATGCAGAGGTAGTCAAGGCCTCAAATTTGGAGAAGCCATCTGAGGGCAATACCGGGGTAGAGTCTGCTGAAAATCTGGTAGAGCAAGTTGCAGCTTGA
- the LOC102713757 gene encoding SNF1-related protein kinase regulatory subunit beta-1-like: MGNMSGRLDDITDAEMDDGGNGGAHSGNGDYSSPLHSTDRGGFPPPGSGSHVRPTSSSLGYVGGGSSPPGSPPHPHSPRMFVPQSPITPLHRVVDEPLPVFNQILASEQEEDNDASPQKLIPILLTWTLGGKNVYIEGSWDNWKSKKVVHKCGKDHCIMLQLASGVYRYRFIVDGERRFQPDRPCETDIIGTISNLVDVHDFIPESVDGVSELMAPLSPDSSYGLVAPDEKEFAKEPPTLPAQLHLGVLNSRGSSSEKEAGECAKPKHNVLDHVFIGKGWGSHPTVVAPLGITSRFQSKYVTTVLYRAVQK; encoded by the exons ATGGGCAACATGAGCGGCAGATTGGATGACATCACCGACGCTGAAATGGATGATGGAGGCAATGGTGGGGCTCACAGCGGAAATGGGGATTACTCGTCCCCACTGCACTCCACGGACCGTGGTGGCTTCCCTCCTCCAGGAAGCGGCAGTCACGTGAGGCCTACATCGTCGTCGTTGGGCTATGTCGGTGGAGGGTCATCCCCTCCGGGGAGCCCCCCGCATCCGCACTCCCCACGTATGTTTGTGCCACAG AGTCCTATAACTCCATTGCATAGAGTTGTTGATGAACCACTTCCGGTATTTAACCAGATATTAGCGAGTGAACAAGAGGAAGATAATGATGCTTCCCCTCAAAAGTTGATTCCTATCCTACTTACGTGGACTCTTGGAGGGAAGAATGTCTATATAGAAGGATCATGGGATAACTGGAAATCAAA GAAAGTTGTTCATAAATGTGGAAAAGATCACTGCATCATGTTACAGCTTGCATCTGGAGTTTATCGTTATAGATTCATTGTTGATGGAGAAAGAAGATTCCAGCCTGACCGTCCATGCGAAACTGACATTATAGgaacaatttcaaatttggtcGATGTTCAT GATTTTATCCCGGAGAGTGTGGACGGTGTATCTGAGCTGATGGCTCCTCTATCCCCAGACTCTAGCTATGGTTTGGTGGCTCCTGATGAAAAGGAGTTTGCCAAGGAGCCTCCCACCCTTCCAGCGCAGCTCCACCTGGGTGTGCTTAACTCGCGAGGTAGCTCCTCAGAGAAGGAGGCCGGAGAATGCGCGAAACCCAAGCACAACGTCCTTGACCATGTCTTCATTGGAAAGGGTTGGGGTTCCCATCCAACTGTTGTGGCTCCTCTCGGCATCACCTCTAGGTTCCAATCTAAATATGTAACCACTGTCCTCTACAGGGCCGTCCAAAAATAG